In one Thermococcus sp. 2319x1 genomic region, the following are encoded:
- a CDS encoding UPF0179 family protein, whose amino-acid sequence MVITLVGEKLAKPGVEFIYYGPADPCKSCRLARVCVGNLEPGRRYKVVRVRNIEHSCPLHEGKVRVVEVVEPAIEIAIEPRIAIVGSKIKLSFVDCSDPEKQNLVRPEGLFEGDSVKILEILGDFECNGKKYKLVRVMREKE is encoded by the coding sequence ATGGTAATCACGCTGGTTGGAGAAAAGCTTGCAAAACCCGGGGTAGAGTTCATCTATTACGGCCCAGCAGATCCATGTAAAAGCTGCAGATTGGCAAGGGTCTGCGTAGGTAACCTCGAACCTGGAAGGAGGTACAAAGTTGTAAGGGTCAGAAACATAGAGCACTCCTGTCCTCTCCACGAGGGGAAAGTAAGGGTGGTAGAAGTAGTGGAACCGGCAATAGAAATAGCAATAGAGCCAAGAATAGCTATAGTGGGATCTAAGATAAAGCTGAGCTTTGTGGATTGCAGTGATCCGGAGAAGCAAAACCTCGTTAGACCCGAAGGGCTTTTTGAAGGTGACAGTGTCAAAATTCTTGAAATTCTCGGGGATTTTGAATGTAATGGGAAAAAATACAAACTTGTCCGTGTTATGCGGGAAAAAGAGTGA
- a CDS encoding DUF63 family protein, giving the protein MGIGEVFQRYFIDPIRYNQGYNVVNTLTYAIILGLAALGVYRVLKKLGIEYDNAFFRALIPYMILGAFGRALTDATIIPRTYLTVTPGIYFLVFAITFSALLITHKFFEDWRKVFLYFGWVLVGGEVLLLVFNLDKVSFNFEVLKYFIPFVSLALSLIYLLSKRIRLVRENYYLFYAHFYDATTTFVGVDFLGYWEQHVLPRYLMGLTGTAAVMYLLKFSVLMVALYLMEELQESESEKELMDFIKMVMFILGFAPGTRNLLRMLMGV; this is encoded by the coding sequence ATGGGCATCGGAGAGGTCTTTCAGAGATATTTCATAGACCCAATAAGGTATAATCAAGGCTACAACGTTGTAAACACCCTCACTTATGCAATAATTCTTGGATTGGCGGCGCTTGGAGTGTATAGAGTTCTCAAAAAACTCGGTATAGAATATGACAATGCATTCTTTAGGGCTTTAATCCCTTACATGATTCTGGGTGCCTTTGGGAGGGCCCTTACAGATGCGACGATAATCCCCAGAACTTATCTCACAGTTACGCCGGGCATATATTTTCTCGTGTTTGCAATAACCTTCTCCGCTCTTTTAATAACGCATAAATTCTTCGAAGACTGGAGAAAAGTTTTCCTTTACTTTGGATGGGTTCTCGTTGGGGGAGAAGTTCTGCTCCTGGTTTTTAATCTGGACAAGGTAAGCTTTAACTTCGAAGTTTTAAAGTACTTCATACCATTTGTATCCTTGGCACTATCCTTGATATACCTCCTTTCCAAGAGGATAAGGCTCGTGAGAGAAAACTACTACCTTTTCTATGCCCACTTCTACGACGCAACGACGACTTTCGTGGGGGTTGATTTTCTCGGCTACTGGGAGCAGCACGTGCTGCCAAGGTACCTCATGGGGCTAACCGGAACTGCCGCAGTTATGTACCTTTTGAAGTTTTCCGTTTTAATGGTCGCCCTCTACCTGATGGAAGAGCTTCAGGAGAGCGAAAGTGAGAAGGAGCTTATGGATTTTATAAAGATGGTAATGTTTATCCTCGGCTTTGCCCCTGGAACGAGAAACCTTCTGAGAATGCTTATGGGGGTTTAG
- the nikR gene encoding nickel-responsive transcriptional regulator NikR, with protein sequence MRIIRFGVSMPEDLLEKFDAIIEEKGYANRSEAIRDLVRDFIVRHEWEEGDKEVAGTITIVYNHDEADVVKELLDMQHDYVNEIISSLHVHMDKHNCLEVIVVKGKASRIKRIAERLISLKGVKHGKLVMTTTGRELV encoded by the coding sequence GTGAGAATAATCCGTTTTGGTGTCTCGATGCCGGAAGATCTCCTGGAAAAGTTTGATGCCATTATAGAGGAAAAGGGATACGCTAACAGAAGCGAAGCAATTAGGGATCTGGTGAGGGATTTTATAGTTAGACACGAGTGGGAGGAGGGGGATAAGGAAGTTGCCGGAACTATAACCATTGTTTACAATCATGATGAGGCCGATGTGGTGAAGGAACTCCTTGACATGCAGCATGATTATGTAAATGAAATCATCTCCAGCCTTCACGTTCACATGGACAAGCACAATTGCCTCGAGGTTATAGTCGTTAAGGGAAAAGCCAGCAGAATAAAAAGAATAGCCGAGAGACTAATTAGCCTGAAAGGGGTAAAGCATGGAAAGCTGGTCATGACCACCACGGGCAGAGAACTGGTATGA
- a CDS encoding biotin-dependent carboxyltransferase family protein → MIELVNVPSPMTIQDLGRTGYQKFGVPVSGVMDEVSARLANYLVGNGDNAPLLEFVLRGPTIRFHSSAVFAVSGDVDAKLNGIPINPWESHWARRGDVLEVGTLKSGMYGYIAFAGGIKCEPILGSCSTYMRAKFGKALKSGDVLRLGYAPLPEREGKKLPKELIPKYSNESEVMVILGPQEEHFTEEGIKTFLSSTYEVTSESDRMGYRLEGPVIEHLERGADIITDAIPPGSIQVPKSGKPIIMLADRQTTGGYAKIGIVAKVDIPRVAQTRPGGKLKFRAVSVEEAQEALRRREVTLEAVKMFLLGKLRAYKLKVFGEELIAFTKVEKKR, encoded by the coding sequence ATGATAGAGCTTGTTAACGTTCCTTCGCCAATGACAATCCAGGACTTGGGAAGGACAGGTTATCAAAAGTTCGGAGTGCCGGTAAGCGGGGTTATGGATGAGGTCTCTGCCAGATTGGCAAACTATCTCGTGGGGAATGGGGACAATGCTCCTCTGCTTGAATTCGTCCTGAGGGGACCAACCATAAGGTTTCACTCTTCAGCCGTTTTCGCCGTAAGCGGGGATGTTGATGCAAAACTAAACGGTATTCCCATTAACCCATGGGAGAGCCATTGGGCAAGGAGGGGCGATGTGTTGGAGGTAGGAACTCTAAAAAGTGGCATGTACGGCTACATAGCCTTTGCCGGAGGAATAAAATGTGAACCGATTCTTGGCAGCTGCTCCACCTATATGAGGGCTAAATTTGGAAAAGCACTCAAAAGTGGGGATGTCCTGAGGCTTGGATATGCTCCGCTACCGGAAAGAGAGGGAAAGAAGCTTCCGAAGGAATTAATCCCCAAATATTCGAACGAGAGTGAAGTTATGGTGATTTTAGGGCCCCAAGAGGAGCACTTCACAGAGGAGGGCATTAAAACATTCCTGAGCTCAACTTATGAAGTAACATCTGAGTCCGATAGGATGGGATACCGTTTAGAGGGTCCAGTAATAGAGCACTTGGAAAGAGGTGCCGATATAATCACCGATGCCATCCCCCCTGGGTCTATTCAAGTCCCAAAAAGCGGCAAGCCGATAATAATGCTCGCTGACAGACAAACAACTGGAGGATATGCAAAGATTGGGATCGTGGCAAAGGTGGATATTCCAAGGGTAGCTCAAACAAGGCCGGGAGGAAAGCTCAAATTTAGAGCAGTTAGCGTTGAAGAAGCTCAGGAGGCTTTGAGAAGACGCGAGGTAACGCTGGAGGCCGTAAAGATGTTCCTCCTCGGGAAGCTGAGGGCTTACAAATTGAAGGTGTTTGGAGAAGAGCTAATAGCCTTCACAAAAGTAGAAAAGAAGAGGTAG
- a CDS encoding Nre family DNA repair protein → MKPDPGLCILCRGRGWCGLAYCPVVARARATLRIRRSVSSKVIEGSTPPSVFVGRIGYPYVRIGPATPPLVGDTNIFDFPEMWINRNVEDILEYRWSLITGIKIANVKKPEDKLIEELRLLAMSSKPVDIELALKKPPRLFMTFSEQEPPQGPRSPLANMKVIGNPSIPRPVEKAHDDTDLPAFEAVVSLYESGLPVSYIQKIFSTGALGIKKQRRLVPTRWSITAVDSMLCKKLIREIKEYNPLNDILVFRYRVHENLFIAILYPAKWSYEWMEAWWPGSTWNPGVGKVVVEGDYEDYHGRTSYPSIGGCYYASMLATLEYLKRIKRQATAILLREIYPGFRIPVGVWFVRESVRAMFNSPPLLKTDSLGEVLEFLEKETKLGSNKWFSSSVLLRRIRFTRAIYDFLKKD, encoded by the coding sequence ATGAAGCCGGATCCTGGTTTGTGTATATTGTGCAGAGGGCGAGGATGGTGCGGCCTTGCATACTGCCCCGTAGTAGCGAGGGCTCGGGCCACTTTACGAATTAGGCGCTCTGTTTCTTCAAAAGTTATCGAAGGTTCAACACCCCCATCGGTCTTTGTTGGTAGAATTGGTTATCCATACGTGAGAATAGGACCGGCAACACCTCCCTTGGTGGGGGATACGAATATCTTTGATTTTCCTGAGATGTGGATTAATAGGAACGTAGAGGATATTCTCGAATATCGCTGGAGCCTGATCACAGGGATCAAAATAGCAAACGTCAAAAAGCCGGAAGACAAGCTTATAGAGGAGTTGAGACTTTTGGCCATGAGTTCCAAGCCCGTTGATATTGAACTTGCCCTTAAAAAACCACCAAGACTTTTCATGACGTTCAGTGAACAAGAGCCCCCACAAGGACCAAGATCTCCCCTTGCAAACATGAAGGTCATTGGAAACCCCTCAATTCCAAGGCCTGTGGAGAAAGCCCATGATGATACAGATTTACCGGCATTTGAGGCCGTTGTTAGCCTCTATGAATCTGGATTGCCCGTGTCGTACATACAAAAGATATTCAGCACCGGAGCACTTGGAATTAAAAAACAGAGAAGACTCGTTCCCACAAGGTGGAGCATCACTGCGGTAGATAGCATGCTCTGTAAAAAGCTCATCAGGGAGATAAAAGAATACAATCCATTAAATGATATCCTTGTGTTTAGATATCGCGTTCACGAGAATCTCTTTATTGCCATTTTATACCCAGCAAAATGGAGTTATGAATGGATGGAGGCATGGTGGCCCGGTTCCACTTGGAATCCGGGGGTGGGTAAGGTTGTTGTCGAAGGCGATTATGAGGATTACCATGGGAGGACAAGCTACCCGAGCATAGGTGGCTGTTATTATGCGAGTATGCTTGCGACTCTCGAATATCTGAAGAGAATAAAACGGCAAGCTACCGCGATACTTCTTAGAGAGATTTATCCCGGCTTTAGGATACCAGTTGGCGTATGGTTTGTTAGGGAAAGCGTCAGGGCAATGTTTAATTCTCCACCTCTCTTGAAGACAGACAGCCTAGGTGAAGTTTTGGAGTTTTTAGAAAAAGAAACAAAGCTTGGAAGCAATAAATGGTTCTCTTCTTCAGTGCTCTTGAGAAGAATACGATTCACTAGAGCCATCTACGACTTTTTGAAGAAAGATTAA
- a CDS encoding LamB/YcsF family protein yields the protein MRIDLNSDLGESFGRYKLGLDEEVMKYITSANVACGWHAGDPVVMRKTVKLAKELNVAVGAHPGYPDLMGFGRRYMDITREEARNYILYQIGALYAFVKAEGLELQHVKPHGALYNALVKDEGLARGVLEGIADFNKRLIFVGLSMSKPLEIAEEMGLKVAHEVFADRAYNPDGTLVSRRKPGAVIHDKELIAERVISMVKDGGVKAINGEWVELKADTICVHGDNPQAVEITAYIRKRLEEEGIKVVPMREFI from the coding sequence ATGAGAATAGACCTCAACTCTGACCTCGGTGAAAGCTTTGGGAGGTACAAGCTTGGGCTTGATGAAGAGGTTATGAAGTACATAACATCGGCAAACGTTGCATGCGGCTGGCATGCCGGTGATCCGGTGGTAATGAGAAAAACTGTAAAGCTTGCAAAAGAGCTGAACGTTGCCGTCGGAGCTCACCCAGGTTATCCAGACTTAATGGGTTTTGGAAGGAGGTACATGGACATAACGCGGGAAGAGGCAAGGAATTACATCCTCTACCAGATTGGGGCATTATATGCGTTTGTGAAGGCCGAAGGGCTGGAGCTCCAGCATGTTAAGCCCCATGGGGCACTTTACAATGCACTCGTTAAGGACGAAGGGCTTGCAAGGGGAGTCTTAGAGGGAATAGCAGATTTCAACAAGAGGCTTATTTTCGTTGGGCTCTCAATGTCAAAGCCATTGGAGATTGCAGAAGAGATGGGGCTAAAGGTGGCCCATGAGGTATTTGCTGACAGAGCCTATAATCCAGACGGCACACTTGTCTCAAGAAGAAAACCCGGAGCGGTCATTCACGATAAGGAGCTGATAGCGGAGAGGGTAATCTCAATGGTCAAAGACGGGGGCGTTAAGGCAATTAACGGCGAATGGGTTGAGCTCAAAGCGGACACAATCTGCGTCCATGGAGATAATCCTCAAGCTGTTGAGATAACAGCGTACATAAGAAAGCGCCTTGAGGAAGAGGGGATAAAGGTTGTTCCCATGAGGGAGTTTATTTAG
- a CDS encoding type II toxin-antitoxin system VapC family toxin, protein MLVIDASIFLQGVDVEGVTSPKVLEEIKDPESRVFVESLISAGKVKVLVPSREGIEAVKKKALESGELGELSEADIEILALAHELRGEIFTDDYNLQNIATLLGLKFRTLKRGIKEVIKWRYVCIGCGRKFETQPPEDICPDCGSKVRLLPKKKGKKRQRS, encoded by the coding sequence ATGCTTGTTATAGATGCTTCAATATTCCTTCAAGGGGTCGATGTTGAAGGGGTCACAAGTCCAAAGGTGCTTGAAGAGATTAAAGACCCGGAATCCAGGGTATTCGTTGAAAGCTTGATTAGTGCGGGAAAGGTTAAGGTTCTCGTTCCCTCAAGGGAGGGCATAGAGGCTGTTAAGAAGAAAGCTTTAGAGAGCGGGGAGCTTGGAGAGTTAAGCGAAGCGGATATTGAAATCTTGGCCTTAGCCCATGAACTCAGGGGAGAGATTTTTACCGATGACTACAACCTTCAAAACATTGCAACCCTTCTTGGCTTAAAGTTTAGAACGCTGAAGCGTGGAATAAAGGAGGTCATAAAATGGCGCTACGTCTGCATTGGCTGTGGGAGAAAGTTCGAAACTCAACCGCCAGAAGACATATGCCCCGACTGCGGGAGTAAGGTTAGACTGCTTCCTAAAAAGAAAGGGAAGAAGCGTCAGCGCTCATAG
- a CDS encoding bifunctional fructose-bisphosphatase/inositol-phosphate phosphatase: MHEWNEIALNLAKDIEREVMPLFGTKKAGEFIGFSPSGDKTKLVDKVAEDVVLEYLRPLGINVVSEEIGNIEAGSEYTIVVDPIDGSFNFIQGIPIFGFSFAVFKNEKPSYAMIYEFITKNVYEGIPGEGAYLNGERIRVRHLNENSISISFYTRGRGAELVEKVKRTRVLGAIAVELAYLARGSLDGVIDIRNYVRPTDIAAGYVIAKEAGAIITDDSGEEIKFRLDAREKLNIIAVNDKRLLELVLEVI, translated from the coding sequence ATGCATGAATGGAATGAGATAGCCCTAAATCTCGCAAAGGATATTGAAAGAGAAGTAATGCCTCTCTTTGGGACAAAAAAAGCCGGAGAATTCATCGGGTTTAGCCCGAGTGGTGACAAAACTAAACTCGTAGATAAAGTTGCAGAAGATGTCGTTCTGGAGTACCTTAGACCCCTCGGCATAAACGTGGTGAGTGAAGAGATAGGGAACATAGAGGCTGGAAGTGAATACACTATTGTCGTTGACCCCATCGATGGTTCTTTCAACTTTATCCAAGGCATCCCTATCTTTGGATTCAGCTTTGCAGTTTTCAAAAATGAAAAACCCTCCTATGCTATGATCTACGAGTTCATCACAAAGAACGTTTATGAAGGAATTCCCGGTGAGGGAGCCTATTTAAACGGGGAAAGGATACGAGTTAGGCATTTAAATGAAAATTCCATCTCAATAAGCTTCTACACAAGAGGTAGGGGAGCAGAGCTCGTTGAGAAAGTTAAGAGAACAAGGGTTTTAGGTGCCATAGCAGTTGAACTTGCCTATCTCGCTAGGGGCTCTCTGGACGGTGTAATAGACATAAGGAATTATGTAAGGCCGACAGACATAGCTGCTGGCTATGTAATAGCAAAGGAAGCTGGAGCTATTATAACCGACGATAGCGGAGAGGAAATAAAGTTTAGATTAGATGCGAGGGAAAAGCTCAACATAATAGCGGTAAATGATAAGAGACTCCTTGAGCTCGTACTTGAAGTTATTTAA
- the pxpB gene encoding 5-oxoprolinase subunit PxpB: MFPIFKPAGDSAIAIIFGDEIDENVNKKVHAVAEAIEEAAPEWLIEVVPTYTSVYIYYDPLKISYSEVLEAVKPFLSAEPREEEKRIIEIPVAYGGEFGPDIEFVAKYNGLTVEEVIEIHSKPLYRVYMLGFLPGFAYLGGMDERIATPRLEKPRLKVPAGSVGIAGKQTGWYAIESPGGWRLIGRTPLKTFDPSKSPPSIVRAGDYVKFKPISEGEFWEIYKQEWGESDDRAC, from the coding sequence ATGTTTCCAATTTTTAAACCGGCTGGCGATTCAGCCATAGCAATAATTTTTGGCGATGAGATAGATGAAAATGTTAATAAAAAAGTCCATGCCGTTGCGGAAGCAATTGAAGAAGCAGCTCCAGAGTGGCTCATTGAAGTTGTGCCCACTTACACAAGCGTTTATATCTACTATGATCCCCTCAAAATCTCATACTCTGAAGTTCTCGAGGCCGTAAAGCCTTTCCTTTCTGCGGAGCCCAGAGAGGAGGAAAAGAGAATCATCGAGATACCTGTTGCCTACGGAGGAGAATTCGGCCCGGACATAGAGTTCGTTGCGAAGTACAATGGACTAACGGTTGAGGAGGTCATTGAGATACACTCAAAGCCCCTCTACAGAGTTTATATGCTTGGATTTCTCCCGGGGTTTGCATATCTTGGCGGGATGGACGAGAGAATTGCAACACCAAGGCTTGAGAAGCCTCGCTTAAAAGTTCCAGCCGGGAGTGTGGGCATAGCTGGGAAGCAAACGGGATGGTATGCCATAGAAAGCCCGGGGGGATGGCGTTTAATTGGAAGAACACCCCTGAAAACTTTTGATCCTTCTAAAAGCCCGCCAAGTATAGTAAGGGCTGGGGACTACGTTAAGTTTAAGCCTATAAGTGAGGGGGAGTTCTGGGAGATTTATAAGCAAGAATGGGGCGAGAGCGATGATAGAGCTTGTTAA
- a CDS encoding flavoprotein, with protein MEELRVAWGISGAGHLLLESVEVLEKLRDKHEIKIFLSSAGEEVARMYGVLERIGSFPLVKESRQGRSFPSCGAFNLGKFDVFVISPATSNTVAKIRLGIADSLLSCCASQALKSRVPLILVPTDSKPVVETKAPSGELFKIYPRKIDLEHLEALRREGVVVLDHPYDVEKALERFL; from the coding sequence GTGGAAGAGTTGAGAGTTGCATGGGGAATCAGTGGTGCTGGACATCTGCTTCTGGAAAGCGTTGAGGTACTAGAAAAATTAAGGGACAAGCATGAGATCAAAATATTCCTGTCCTCGGCTGGAGAAGAGGTAGCCAGAATGTATGGAGTTCTCGAAAGAATAGGAAGCTTCCCTCTCGTTAAGGAATCCAGACAGGGACGCTCATTTCCTTCATGCGGTGCCTTCAATCTGGGTAAATTTGACGTCTTTGTAATATCCCCCGCAACTTCAAACACGGTTGCAAAGATACGACTTGGCATAGCAGACTCTTTGCTTTCATGCTGTGCATCTCAAGCCTTGAAAAGTAGAGTGCCATTAATACTAGTCCCAACAGATTCCAAGCCAGTTGTGGAAACCAAAGCCCCTAGCGGGGAGCTCTTTAAAATCTATCCACGCAAAATTGATCTTGAACATCTCGAAGCGTTAAGAAGGGAAGGGGTGGTAGTTCTTGATCACCCTTATGATGTGGAAAAAGCCTTGGAGCGGTTTTTATGA
- a CDS encoding NAD(P)-dependent glycerol-1-phosphate dehydrogenase, with product MHLMELPREVLLGENLKDKVGQVAKRLKLGEKALILYGPKTKEIAGKDVEKHLKDFFDVKSLTVKEASMKEVEKTLNVIGNEGINWVIGVGGGSIIDVAKLASFKADVPFISFPTTASHDGIASANASIKDLGTKTSVKARPPVAIIADVEVIKTAPYRYLAAGVGDMISNLTAVKDWELAHKIKGEYFSEYAASLSLMSAKMVIKNANIIRLGNEESVRKVIKGLISSGVAMSIAGSSRPASGAEHLFSHALDAIAPKPALHGEQCGVGTIIMAYLHGLKWQKIRETLKRVGAPTNAYELGIDPEYIVEALTIAHTIRPERYTILGKDGLTREAAEKAAKITGVI from the coding sequence ATGCATTTAATGGAGCTACCAAGGGAGGTTCTTCTTGGCGAAAACCTTAAGGATAAGGTTGGCCAAGTTGCCAAGCGACTTAAATTGGGTGAAAAGGCTCTAATTCTTTATGGTCCAAAAACAAAAGAAATTGCTGGAAAAGATGTGGAGAAGCACTTAAAGGATTTTTTTGATGTAAAGAGCTTGACGGTGAAGGAAGCTTCAATGAAGGAAGTTGAAAAGACCCTCAACGTGATAGGGAATGAAGGCATAAACTGGGTTATCGGTGTTGGGGGAGGGAGCATAATAGATGTAGCAAAGCTGGCTTCTTTTAAGGCCGATGTTCCCTTCATAAGCTTTCCTACAACTGCTTCTCACGATGGCATAGCGAGTGCAAACGCTTCAATAAAGGACCTCGGCACCAAAACCTCAGTAAAAGCCCGTCCTCCCGTAGCGATTATTGCGGATGTGGAGGTCATAAAAACGGCTCCCTATAGGTATCTCGCGGCTGGAGTTGGGGATATGATAAGCAACCTCACAGCGGTAAAGGACTGGGAGCTGGCCCATAAGATCAAAGGGGAATACTTCAGTGAATACGCTGCTTCGCTTTCTCTTATGAGCGCAAAGATGGTTATCAAAAACGCCAATATCATACGACTGGGCAATGAAGAAAGTGTGAGAAAGGTGATAAAGGGATTGATATCAAGCGGTGTGGCAATGAGCATTGCCGGCTCCTCCAGACCCGCAAGCGGTGCGGAGCATCTCTTCAGCCATGCGTTGGATGCAATAGCTCCAAAGCCTGCCCTTCATGGAGAGCAGTGTGGGGTAGGAACAATAATAATGGCTTATCTGCATGGCCTTAAGTGGCAGAAGATTAGGGAAACCTTAAAGAGGGTTGGGGCACCTACTAATGCATACGAGTTGGGGATTGATCCGGAGTACATTGTGGAAGCATTAACAATAGCCCACACAATTAGGCCCGAGAGGTACACGATTTTGGGTAAAGATGGCCTCACAAGGGAAGCGGCTGAGAAAGCGGCTAAAATAACAGGTGTAATATGA
- a CDS encoding HAD family hydrolase: MEIPNYGRVTAQTVIFDLNGTLGLEGKVREEIKELLRKLGEKYEIVVLSSDTFGNLEDEFKGMKIKIEKVKDGNEKLQKALKYEPYIGVGNGNNDVRMLENAELAICVIGEEGASVEALLASDIVVKDVRDAINLLLNEKRLTATLRG; encoded by the coding sequence ATGGAGATTCCAAACTATGGAAGGGTAACAGCACAAACTGTCATATTCGACCTAAATGGAACATTAGGCCTTGAAGGAAAAGTAAGAGAGGAGATAAAGGAGCTTTTAAGGAAACTTGGCGAAAAATATGAAATAGTCGTTCTAAGCTCCGATACATTTGGAAATCTGGAAGACGAGTTTAAGGGCATGAAGATTAAAATAGAGAAGGTCAAAGATGGCAACGAAAAGCTTCAGAAAGCATTAAAATATGAACCCTACATTGGAGTTGGCAACGGCAATAACGACGTCAGAATGCTTGAGAATGCCGAGCTTGCCATATGCGTAATAGGGGAAGAAGGAGCCAGCGTCGAGGCATTGCTGGCAAGTGATATAGTGGTTAAGGACGTTAGAGATGCTATTAACCTGCTGCTAAATGAGAAAAGGTTAACAGCAACGCTTAGGGGTTGA